TGGCACACCACATCATCGTCGTTTTATAACGCGCGCAGAACGTGATGCACATCCGGGAAAAAAGTCGTTGCCAAATGGATTGGAATTTCATTATGTGGCAGATGCGACACCACGCTCACGCAAACCCATACACATGCTTGAGCCGCAGTACGATGGCGCAGGGAAAGAAGAAAGCGGCGCTGGTATTTTGCGCACAACCAAAAGTGGACTCGCTTCGCCTTCAACACCGCGTGGCGCAAACGATTTCTGGCAGCGTATGGATACAAACGTCGCGCAACAACAACGTGGACGTACCACACATGCGGCAGAAGTACACGCTTACCCGCGTTCAATTTCTAGTTCGCGCGTGGGCGAATTACGCGCTTACCCCATACCACTTTACTCAGAGGTGCAAAAACCTAAAAGAGAACCGCAAGCATCACCTTTCTCAGCCAGTGGTGTTGATGAGGTGGATAACATTGTGTGCGGCAGCTTGCATATAAAATCAAAACCTGATACAGCGAACGCTAACTACGTGGAGATACGCAACAAAGATTATAGCAAAAGCAACTCAATGCCAAATCAATATCAGCGGCGCTCAGGTGAAATACCCAATACACAAAATAAATACGATGAATATGTTGCGGAGAAACGCGAACAACATCATAAACCCATATACGGCACCCCAACACCGCCGCAGCGCAAGCTCTCGATAACGCCAAGCAAGGCGCCAGAGCTGCCCATATATCTTCCACGCAAAAAGCCTGCCAATCTCGAGGAAGCAATAAATGAGCTGGAGGCTATTTACAAGTCGCTTGGGCTCACTGAGCCAGAACCAGAACCAGAGAAGAAACAGCGCGTACCTACACCGAGCGAATTTGAAAAATACGCGCTGGCTCGTGCAGCCGAATTTGACGATGATGAAGACTCACCCGCAGGCGAACCTGATCCAATACGCGATGATGTTGCCTATCGCAATATGCAGCTGGCGAATTTGCAGCACAAAACGGCAGAGAAACAGCCACCATTCGGCATACCTGTAGGTCCAGTTGTTGCAGCACCACACACCGATTATCTGCATGTTACGCCTATTGTGGAACCACCGCATCGTCATGCGCCCGATATTGTTAAAGATGATTTAGCAGTGCGCGCATTGCGCAAAGATCCACCAGTCCCTAAAGATAAATTCAACTATCCGTATAGCTCGTTTCAACAGCAGAAGAAAAATCGCGCAACGCGCACTCAGTCAGCTAACATTTATAATCTTATACATCGCGATGCGGCCAAACCCTCAGGTGGTGATTTGCATTCATACTTAGAATTAACGCGCAATTTGGAACGCGCTGGCAGCATGTCTGATCTGCACCATAAAGGCGACAAGGATATAGGTGTGCGCGCATCAGATGTGCCAGCCACGCTAGCGTTGCTGCGTAATCTTAAAGAACAAGAGCAAGAACTTGCAACGCCTGCAAAAAAAGCGCCAATACCTTTTCGGCATCCAAGCCAAGGTGGCGCTATATGCGCTCTACCCGAAAAGTTACCCAGCCACAGCGCGATGAACAAACAGGAAGTGCATAAACCACCAGTGCCATTGCCACGCAAGAGTCTTACACCCGAACCGACGGCGGTGAATGCGCAAATGGAAGATGCGCTGAATAAAATTGCAAAAGAAGCGCAAGAGAAGTCGATGAAGTTAACAAAGGAGTTGCAAGAGTTGCGCAAAGAAGCGCTCATAACATCAGCGCGCTCTAAGGCAAGCGCAAACGCCAAGATGAACAGCACCGAAGAGGAGCGTCTTGAGCAGGACTTGCAGGAAATTGAGGCCGTATCTGAAGCGGCCAAACGTTGCGGCAAAATGCTGCTCGATACATTACCCGATACAAATGAGCCACATGTACAAGCGAAACCGCGTAAGCTACAAAAGGAGGGCAAGCTTATTGAGGCTATCGATCAGGTGTCCGAGGCGGCGAATGCGGTATGTGAGAAAATATTGAAAGACATTGTAACCACCGAACCGCCTGTAGTTTTACAAGAGGCAGTAAAAGTGAAGAATAAACAAGGCGCCACTACTGCAATGCCCGAAGCGCTCGTTACGCCCAATCTCATTAAAAAGTTGGATCCTATACAATCGGAAAAAATTGAAGCGATTGCCAAACGTTGTATGCGTCAGCTGAGCGAGCTTGCTGAAGACAATCCTGACTATGATAATCTGAATCAAGAATTGAAGGAGCGTCAGCAGGAGCAAGAGGAGCGCGAGCAGAGTAACGCAGCTATTAGCGCCGCGCATGCAAAACCAGCAAATTCCTGTAACGCCGTACACATACAAACGCAAAAGGTTGATAATTCTGTTTCTACCGTTCCAGAAGCGGCGCGTACACAAACAGCAGCAGTGAAGTCGAAGCAGAATGTTGAGGAAATCGATCAAATTATGCAAGAGTGTGAAGCTAAAATGCGCGCAGGCAGCACATATACACCGACGGTAGCGCCACCGC
The Eurosta solidaginis isolate ZX-2024a chromosome 5, ASM4086904v1, whole genome shotgun sequence DNA segment above includes these coding regions:
- the LOC137251883 gene encoding uncharacterized protein isoform X6; this translates as MPVLRQFSQNNPQKRSNEEFIFIRCGKNKNTVQTSWRPQLPLPTKEPDADSSSTTDEQDVNDMEQRAQHQHVNSCKDNNSLNATHTSSMNHTPASATKKWSFGRLFRRKKDIASDSSSEEDRKAGFTPTHRNSRATSGSSANLKTKLNKTNKLSRSSKLNGASFDHIVLHPQTGAPITPPHPPVPHVDNEFFLPVETISPSGAYYQNQQQYLQQGAQAASALDRRAAHAVYKTRSAQRLPHDSAMLGAPPRSSSEEEIISLNSSTFSKYRSDESIHSGGQANNMQSKRSRAARNERYYKRLSRDGEPSTGQVPLMYAPQQTQRWKTQPVPLSIYNPSAAQVALAHNPQTATPRLRNTSSLQHVAPYVQWGQLQQQQQQQQSKNLQNSMNDAKRSISYDSHIHLQNINGRLQTKPLPPPPPPRDPLRRVNVIGQMQNGSSAGDLRPISYAFDQSGLPLVPSTNRRLGNRCVSDDKIWSGPAGPHYQSVHSLNTPLVSAQHEQQQAAHQAGGTPHHRRFITRAERDAHPGKKSLPNGLEFHYVADATPRSRKPIHMLEPQYDGAGKEESGAGILRTTKSGLASPSTPRGANDFWQRMDTNVAQQQRGRTTHAAEVHAYPRSISSSRVGELRAYPIPLYSEVQKPKREPQASPFSASGVDEVDNIVCGSLHIKSKPDTANANYVEIRNKDYSKSNSMPNQYQRRSGEIPNTQNKYDEYVAEKREQHHKPIYGTPTPPQRKLSITPSKAPELPIYLPRKKPANLEEAINELEAIYKSLGLTEPEPEPEKKQRVPTPSEFEKYALARAAEFDDDEDSPAGEPDPIRDDVAYRNMQLANLQHKTAEKQPPFGIPVGPVVAAPHTDYLHVTPIVEPPHRHAPDIVKDDLAVRALRKDPPVPKDKFNYPYSSFQQQKKNRATRTQSANIYNLIHRDAAKPSGGDLHSYLELTRNLERAGSMSDLHHKGDKDIGVRASDVPATLALLRNLKEQEQELATPAKKAPIPFRHPSQGGAICALPEKLPSHSAMNKQEVHKPPVPLPRKSLTPEPTAVNAQMEDALNKIAKEAQEKSMKLTKELQELRKEALITSARSKASANAKMNSTEEERLEQDLQEIEAVSEAAKRCGKMLLDTLPDTNEPHVQAKPRKLQKEGKLIEAIDQVSEAANAVCEKILKDIVTTEPPVVLQEAVKVKNKQGATTAMPEALVTPNLIKKLDPIQSEKIEAIAKRCMRQLSELAEDNPDYDNLNQELKERQQEQEEREQSNAAISAAHAKPANSCNAVHIQTQKVDNSVSTVPEAARTQTAAVKSKQNVEEIDQIMQECEAKMRAGSTYTPTVAPPPLPLPAPVVNANVVAMRHLSSSDDHTTAPSIATTTNSSCSSAAAGSVAGKTGTSTTASSFSSSSDCLAKSSSPSAGRRQSSSITSFNPYSSSDYIKSPTSSDYHTPSTDPIKTFSTTSYDVQTTTSAATPNISATTNSTFSYTPSPPPPPKLILMVDNESAGVARSGADSVGSDASCGAVVSHTAIATRQSQERQRARSLSTPSQYNSSEELAMIFGIDEQTCRLRSAPQATSEAPPSNVTVIDAQQQQSNQPPLM
- the LOC137251883 gene encoding uncharacterized protein isoform X7, producing the protein MPVLRQFSQNNPQKRSNEEFIFIRCGKNKNTVQTSWRPQLPLPTKEPDADSSSTTDEQDVNDMEQRAQHQHVNSCKDNNSLNATHTSSMNHTPASATKKWSFGRLFRRKKDIASDSSSEEDRKAGFTPTHRNSRATSGSSANLKTKLNKTNKLSRSSKLNGASFDHIVLHPQTGAPITPPHPPVPHVDNEFFLPVETISPSGAYYQNQQQYLQQGAQAASALDRRAAHAVYKTRSAQRLPHDSAMLGAPPRSSSEEEIISLNSSTFSKYRSDESIHSGGQANNMQSKRSRAARNERYYKRLSRDGEPSTGQVPLMYAPQQTQRWKTQPVPLSIYNPSAAQVALAHNPQTATPRLRNTSSLQHVAPYVQWGQLQQQQQQQQSKNLQNSMNDAKRSISYDSHIHLQNINGRLQTKPLPPPPPPRDPLRRVNVIGQMQNGSSAGDLRPISYAFDQSGLPLVPSTNRRLGNRCVSDDKIWSGPAGPHYQSVHSLNTPLVSAQHEQQQAAHQAGGTPHHRRFITRAERDAHPGKKSLPNGLEFHYVADATPRSRKPIHMLEPQYDGAGKEESGAGILRTTKSGLASPSTPRGANDFWQRMDTNVAQQQRGRTTHAAEVHAYPRSISSSRVGELRAYPIPLYSEVQKPKREPQASPFSASGVDEVDNIVCGSLHIKSKPDTANANYVEIRNKDYSKSNSMPNQYQRRSGEIPNTQNKYDEYVAEKREQHHKPIYGTPTPPQRKLSITPSKAPELPIYLPRKKPANLEEAINELEAIYKSLGLTEPEPEPEKKQRVPTPSEFEKYALARAAEFDDDEDSPAGEPDPIRDDVAYRNMQLANLQHKTAEKQPPFGIPVGPVVAAPHTDYLHVTPIVEPPHRHAPDIVKDDLAVRALRKDPPVPKDKFNYPYSSFQQQKKNRATRTQSANIYNLIHRDAAKPSGGDLHSYLELTRNLERAGSMSDLHHKGDKDIGVRASDVPATLALLRNLKEQEQELATPAKKAPIPFRHPSQGGAICALPEKLPSHSAMNKQEVHKPPVPLPRKSLTPEPTAVNAQMEDALNKIAKEAQEKSMKLTKELQELRKEALITSARSKASANAKMNSTEEERLEQDLQEIEAVSEAAKRCGKMLLDTLPDTNEPHVQAKPRKLQKEGKLIEAIDQVSEAANAVCEKILKDIVTTEPPVVLQEAVKVKNKQGATTAMPEALVTPNLIKKLDPIQSEKIEAIAKRCMRQLSELAEDNPDYDNLNQELKERQQEQEEREQSNAAISAAHAKPANSCNAVHIQTQKVDNSVSTVPEAARTQTAAVKSKQNVEEIDQIMQECEAKMRAGSTYTPTVAPPPLPLPAPVVNANVVAMRHLSSSDDHTTAPSIATTTNSSCSSAAAGSVAGKTGTSTTASSFSSSSDCLAKSSSPSAGRRQSSSITSFNPYSSSDYIKSPTSSDYHTPSTDPIKTFSTTSYDVQTTTSAATPNISATTNSTFSYTPSPPPPPKLILMVDNESAGVARSGADSVGSDASCGAVVSHTAIATRQSQERQRARSLSTPSQYNSSEELAMIFGIDEQTCRLRSAPQATSEAPPSNVTAQAVV
- the LOC137251883 gene encoding uncharacterized protein isoform X5; the encoded protein is MPVLRQFSQNNPQKRSNEEFIFIRCGKNKNTVQTSWRPQLPLPTKEPDADSSSTTDEQDVNDMEQRAQHQHVNSCKDNNSLNATHTSSMNHTPASATKKWSFGRLFRRKKDIASDSSSEEDRKAGFTPTHRNSRATSGSSANLKTKLNKTNKLSRSSKLNGASFDHIVLHPQTGAPITPPHPPVPHVDNEFFLPVETISPSGAYYQNQQQYLQQGAQAASALDRRAAHAVYKTRSAQRLPHDSAMLGAPPRSSSEEEIISLNSSTFSKYRSDESIHSGGQANNMQSKRSRAARNERYYKRLSRDGEPSTGQVPLMYAPQQTQRWKTQPVPLSIYNPSAAQVALAHNPQTATPRLRNTSSLQHVAPYVQWGQLQQQQQQQQSKNLQNSMNDAKRSISYDSHIHLQNINGRLQTKPLPPPPPPRDPLRRVNVIGQMQNGSSAGDLRPISYAFDQSGLPLVPSTNRRLGNRCVSDDKIWSGPAGPHYQSVHSLNTPLVSAQHEQQQAAHQAGGTPHHRRFITRAERDAHPGKKSLPNGLEFHYVADATPRSRKPIHMLEPQYDGAGKEESGAGILRTTKSGLASPSTPRGANDFWQRMDTNVAQQQRGRTTHAAEVHAYPRSISSSRVGELRAYPIPLYSEVQKPKREPQASPFSASGVDEVDNIVCGSLHIKSKPDTANANYVEIRNKDYSKSNSMPNQYQRRSGEIPNTQNKYDEYVAEKREQHHKPIYGTPTPPQRKLSITPSKAPELPIYLPRKKPANLEEAINELEAIYKSLGLTEPEPEPEKKQRVPTPSEFEKYALARAAEFDDDEDSPAGEPDPIRDDVAYRNMQLANLQHKTAEKQPPFGIPVGPVVAAPHTDYLHVTPIVEPPHRHAPDIVKDDLAVRALRKDPPVPKDKFNYPYSSFQQQKKNRATRTQSANIYNLIHRDAAKPSGGDLHSYLELTRNLERAGSMSDLHHKGDKDIGVRASDVPATLALLRNLKEQEQELATPAKKAPIPFRHPSQGGAICALPEKLPSHSAMNKQEVHKPPVPLPRKSLTPEPTAVNAQMEDALNKIAKEAQEKSMKLTKELQELRKEALITSARSKASANAKMNSTEEERLEQDLQEIEAVSEAAKRCGKMLLDTLPDTNEPHVQAKPRKLQKEGKLIEAIDQVSEAANAVCEKILKDIVTTEPPVVLQEAVKVKNKQGATTAMPEALVTPNLIKKLDPIQSEKIEAIAKRCMRQLSELAEDNPDYDNLNQELKERQQEQEEREQSNAAISAAHAKPANSCNAVHIQTQKVDNSVSTVPEAARTQTAAVKSKQNVEEIDQIMQECEAKMRAGSTYTPTVAPPPLPLPAPVVNANVVAMRHLSSSDDHTTAPSIATTTNSSCSSAAAGSVAGKTGTSTTASSFSSSSDCLAKSSSPSAGRRQSSSITSFNPYSSSDYIKSPTSSDYHTPSTDPIKTFSTTSYDVQTTTSAATPNISATTNSTFSYTPSPPPPPKLILMVDNESAGVARSGADSVGSDASCGAVVSHTAIATRQSQERQRARSLSTPSQYNSSEELAMIFGIDEQTCRLRSAPQATSEAPPSNVTVQQTTNTFNSKYRFNVRRIRDLLQRNMLINKTK